The Fimbriimonadia bacterium genome window below encodes:
- a CDS encoding 4Fe-4S binding protein, giving the protein MPTTEATTRTKRKRWTMRASRRWVQVAFLLLFLWLIVVTVFPLRSVIPPDLFLRADPLVALTAMLASRAWLSEAATYSGVIVVGTVLFGRFFCGWVCPMGTVIDLSDRYLIHKKREQGESRARNLKYYLLGGLAVAALFSSQVTYFFDPISLVTRTVIWVLVPAFTMVGHWVQAQPIVYDIAPALAQSRLITEIVPHFRLGWVAVLLFAGILALGLISQRFWCRNLCPLGALLALLSRWGLVRRTVSDDACTGCSACDRFCKMGAIKADPKHYQATECIYCFNCVEVCAPRGTSFPIRLGTQQFHTELDLSRRRLLGAAAGGLLFAALAKSDPGSKRSGNTQIRVSSPGLIRPPGSAPEDEFLDLCTRCGLCMKACPTNGLQPALGEAGLEGLWTPVLVPRIGYCSQHCTLCGQTCPTDAIREFSAAEKKYLYIGTAFIDRSTCLVWANDKHCLVCDEVCSYRALHWKVVDGRRRPFVDEGKCTGCGECETKCPIQPVAAIRVTSIGDKRHLPRERQRANFEAAERAAKSRPPSEGAPTPDRPSPYGGK; this is encoded by the coding sequence GTGCCGACCACCGAAGCGACCACGAGAACGAAACGCAAGCGCTGGACAATGCGCGCCTCGCGTCGCTGGGTGCAGGTCGCATTCTTATTGCTGTTTCTGTGGCTCATCGTGGTAACAGTCTTCCCGTTGCGCTCGGTCATCCCCCCCGATCTCTTCCTGCGAGCCGACCCGCTGGTCGCGCTGACCGCGATGCTCGCCTCTCGTGCCTGGTTGTCGGAAGCAGCGACGTACTCAGGAGTGATAGTTGTAGGCACGGTGTTGTTCGGGCGCTTCTTCTGCGGGTGGGTGTGCCCGATGGGCACGGTGATCGACCTCTCGGACCGCTATCTCATCCACAAAAAGCGCGAGCAGGGCGAGAGCCGCGCACGCAACTTGAAGTACTACCTGTTAGGTGGTCTCGCAGTTGCTGCGCTGTTCTCTTCGCAGGTCACCTACTTCTTCGATCCGATCAGCCTCGTCACGCGCACCGTGATATGGGTGTTGGTGCCTGCGTTCACCATGGTCGGGCATTGGGTGCAGGCGCAACCCATCGTGTACGATATTGCGCCGGCGCTGGCTCAGTCGAGGCTGATCACCGAGATCGTGCCGCACTTTCGCTTGGGTTGGGTGGCGGTGCTGCTGTTTGCTGGCATCCTGGCATTGGGGCTGATTTCCCAGCGTTTTTGGTGCCGTAACCTCTGTCCTCTAGGGGCCTTGTTAGCACTGCTCTCGCGATGGGGGCTCGTGCGTCGCACCGTGAGCGATGACGCATGCACTGGCTGCTCTGCTTGTGACCGCTTCTGCAAGATGGGTGCTATCAAGGCCGATCCAAAACATTACCAAGCAACCGAGTGCATCTACTGCTTCAACTGCGTGGAGGTTTGCGCGCCGCGCGGCACGTCATTCCCGATCCGGTTAGGGACGCAGCAGTTTCACACCGAGCTCGACCTGTCTAGGCGCAGGCTCCTCGGTGCTGCTGCGGGCGGACTGCTTTTCGCGGCGCTGGCCAAGAGCGACCCCGGCTCGAAGCGCAGCGGCAATACGCAGATTCGGGTCTCCAGCCCCGGCCTGATCCGCCCGCCTGGCAGCGCGCCGGAAGACGAGTTCCTCGACCTGTGCACGCGTTGCGGGCTCTGCATGAAGGCCTGTCCGACGAATGGCCTGCAGCCCGCTCTCGGCGAAGCCGGCCTGGAGGGCCTTTGGACGCCGGTGCTCGTTCCGCGAATCGGCTACTGCTCCCAGCACTGTACGCTCTGCGGTCAAACCTGTCCTACGGACGCCATCCGGGAGTTCTCGGCGGCCGAAAAGAAGTATCTGTACATCGGGACCGCGTTCATAGACCGCAGCACCTGCCTGGTGTGGGCCAACGACAAGCACTGCTTGGTTTGCGATGAGGTGTGCTCTTACCGCGCCCTGCACTGGAAGGTAGTGGACGGACGTCGAAGGCCCTTCGTGGACGAGGGAAAGTGTACGGGCTGCGGCGAATGTGAGACCAAGTGTCCGATCCAACCGGTGGCGGCCATCCGAGTGACGTCCATCGGCGACAAGAGGCATCTGCCGCGCGAACGGCAACGGGCGAATTTCGAGGCGGCGGAGCGCGCCGCCAAGTCGCGCCCTCCCTCCGAGGGCGCGCCGACCCCCGACCGACCTTCACCCTATGGAGGGAAGTAG
- a CDS encoding DUF362 domain-containing protein, with protein MDTGQSRREFLKSAAAAGLGLAIGGRATGVLQEKAQAKATVVVVRNADAQDSEHRYRADVVKKMVFEAVRRLSGESTDKAAWSRYFKPSDVVGIKLNCLFGMNASTHPEVAYAVAEGIQLAGVKPENIILWDRSDGDLAKSGYEINRDGPGIRCYGTNGEYEENNTQQGSFNGKLTRILTERITALANVPILKDHGTAGVTIAFKNHYGTCNNPGAHHGNNCDPYLADLNNVPAIKDKTRLVICDAIRALCNGGPGLNPKYLWDQNCILAATDPVALDYVGWRMIEDRRKEVGLPSLADAGRPVRHLATAEKLGLGIADPARISMVTIG; from the coding sequence ATGGACACAGGGCAATCCAGAAGAGAGTTTCTGAAGAGTGCTGCGGCCGCCGGGCTAGGCCTGGCTATCGGAGGTAGGGCGACCGGGGTGCTACAGGAGAAGGCACAGGCCAAGGCGACCGTCGTTGTAGTTCGCAACGCGGACGCGCAGGACTCCGAGCATCGCTATCGGGCGGATGTCGTGAAAAAGATGGTGTTCGAGGCGGTGCGTAGGCTGAGTGGAGAGAGTACCGACAAGGCGGCGTGGAGTCGCTACTTCAAGCCTAGCGACGTGGTAGGTATCAAGCTCAACTGCCTCTTCGGCATGAACGCCTCTACGCATCCCGAGGTGGCATACGCCGTCGCGGAGGGCATTCAGCTAGCTGGCGTGAAGCCGGAGAACATCATCTTGTGGGATCGCAGCGACGGCGACCTGGCGAAGTCGGGCTACGAGATCAACCGCGACGGGCCCGGCATCCGTTGCTATGGGACCAACGGAGAGTACGAGGAGAACAATACGCAGCAAGGGTCGTTCAACGGGAAGCTGACGAGAATCCTAACAGAGCGCATCACTGCACTGGCAAACGTCCCGATCCTGAAGGATCATGGCACCGCGGGTGTTACCATCGCGTTCAAGAACCACTATGGCACGTGTAACAATCCGGGCGCGCACCACGGCAACAACTGCGATCCCTACCTCGCCGATCTGAACAACGTGCCCGCGATCAAAGACAAGACCCGACTCGTCATCTGTGATGCCATCCGAGCATTGTGCAATGGCGGACCGGGCCTCAATCCTAAGTATCTGTGGGATCAGAACTGCATCCTGGCTGCAACCGACCCTGTAGCGCTCGACTACGTCGGATGGCGGATGATCGAGGACCGCCGCAAGGAAGTGGGCCTTCCTTCTCTAGCCGATGCTGGTAGGCCCGTTAGGCACCTGGCAACCGCCGAGAAACTCGGCTTAGGCATTGCAGACCCCGCACGGATCTCCATGGTGACGATCGGATGA
- a CDS encoding DUF362 domain-containing protein, producing the protein VLKPNIGWQRLPDQAANTNPEVVAAVVRMCKKAGASRVLIVEHTCDQPSDICFEMSGIQQAVREVGGEIIAANRESQYEPLDLPYAREMMAATVAKEVRRADCFINIPIAKDHSQARLSIGMKNLMGVVWDRQEWHRSRSLDQCIADYLTGVRPHLTIVDAVRILVGMGPKGPGPTKDTQQIIASVDAVAADAYAATLFGLGAADVEYLRIAGEMGLGETDTNKMKVLRA; encoded by the coding sequence GGTGCTGAAGCCGAACATTGGCTGGCAGCGCCTTCCCGACCAAGCCGCAAACACGAACCCCGAAGTAGTGGCCGCCGTCGTGCGCATGTGCAAGAAGGCCGGTGCGTCGCGGGTGCTCATCGTGGAGCACACGTGCGACCAGCCCTCCGACATCTGCTTCGAGATGAGCGGCATTCAACAGGCGGTGCGCGAGGTGGGGGGCGAAATCATCGCCGCCAACCGCGAGTCGCAGTACGAGCCGCTGGACCTACCCTATGCGCGCGAGATGATGGCAGCAACCGTGGCGAAGGAGGTGCGCCGCGCCGACTGCTTCATCAACATCCCCATCGCGAAGGACCACAGCCAAGCGCGCCTGAGCATCGGCATGAAGAACCTGATGGGGGTGGTCTGGGACCGGCAGGAATGGCACCGCTCGCGCTCGCTGGACCAGTGCATCGCCGACTACCTAACAGGCGTGCGGCCGCACCTGACCATCGTGGACGCGGTGCGCATCTTGGTCGGCATGGGCCCGAAGGGGCCGGGACCTACCAAGGACACGCAGCAGATCATCGCATCGGTGGACGCAGTCGCAGCGGATGCCTACGCGGCTACACTATTCGGGCTAGGTGCAGCCGACGTGGAGTATCTGCGTATTGCAGGAGAGATGGGCCTGGGCGAGACGGATACTAACAAGATGAAGGTCCTGCGGGCGTAG